In Tenacibaculum pacificus, a single window of DNA contains:
- a CDS encoding regulatory protein RecX: protein MNKEINKGVFTVDEIKRKMEHYCVYQDRCHKEVESKLSSFNVIPQAREIILLSLMEDNFLNEERFSKSFARGKFRIKKWGKNRIVRELKFRNISAYNIKTALKEINEEDYITTLYSLVAKKNELVTETNIFKRKKKIVDYLLYRGFESHLIYEALSVI, encoded by the coding sequence ATGAATAAAGAGATAAATAAAGGTGTTTTTACTGTAGATGAAATAAAACGAAAGATGGAACATTATTGTGTCTATCAAGATCGTTGTCATAAAGAAGTAGAAAGTAAATTAAGTTCGTTTAATGTTATTCCCCAAGCTAGAGAAATAATTCTGTTAAGTTTAATGGAAGATAATTTTTTAAACGAAGAGCGTTTTTCTAAAAGTTTTGCAAGAGGAAAATTTCGTATTAAAAAATGGGGAAAAAACAGAATTGTAAGAGAATTAAAATTCAGAAATATATCGGCATATAATATAAAAACAGCGTTAAAAGAAATCAACGAAGAAGATTATATTACTACATTATATAGTTTAGTTGCCAAAAAAAATGAGTTAGTAACAGAAACAAACATCTTTAAAAGAAAAAAGAAAATAGTCGATTATTTATTATACAGAGGTTTTGAAAGTCATTTAATTTATGAAGCATTAAGTGTTATTTAA
- a CDS encoding efflux RND transporter permease subunit — translation MSKKNKQVDKEFGLSSWAINNKTTMYVLIALILFLGTSAYFGMARENFPEIKETKIYISSIYPGNTAEDIEKLITDPIEDKLKSVSNVVDITSTSQENYSIVVVEFDEKITVDAAKQKVKDEIDTETSGEDWPTFNGAKVEPNVFDLSISEEVPILNINISGDYPVGKLKKFGEYLEDEIERLTEIKQVDIRGAQEKEVEVAVDVYKMMAAKVSFDDIKNSIGKENLTMSAGNLISSGQRRTIRIIGEIQNPNELENFVVKAEKGNAIYLRDIATVSFKDEDKTTYAREFGKEVVMLDVKKRSGENMVAAAEQIREIVEHAKLNVFPTDLKVTIANDQSSKTVGQVDDLVNNIIFGIILVVTVLMFFLGFKNALFVGFAIPMSMFMSLMILDLFGYTLNTMILFGLIMGLGMLVDNGIVVVENVYRLMTEEGMSRVEAAKKGIGEIALPIIISTLTTVAAFVPLGLWPGVMGQFMKYFPITLSVVLGSSLFVAIFFNSVLVSQFMTTEDKDMPLKQILKISGIIGVIGLLILFFGGAYRGLGTLMLLTVIMLWVYRLFLRSWANGFQNKILPLWERVYEKILRFSLSGKKPIFITVATVILLFIAGYSFRLSIESKRTKIEFFPDTKANQITAYIEYPEGTDIKKTNEITKAIEQRMFKVINDSGYIKDGQNFLTESAVSQVGEGAGNPQTDGGSAAEMPHRGKITATMREFKFRQGEDSNELLKKIQEDLKDVYPGVSISVEKDAAGPPAGYPINVELEGEDYAELIVTAEKMRDFLNTKNIQGIDQLKIDVNKSKPGIEVVVDRKKAGELGVSSSQVGQQLRNSIFGAKAGIYKKDGEDYDIYVRFNKENRYNTSALFNQKIIFRDMTSGQVKEVPISAVTKQKTSSGFSAIKHKDVKRVVTLYSALAPGFTDAGAIVSAIQNEMQSFKDKPASVKIDYTGQIEEQKKQMLFLMGAFFTGLGLIFFILIFQFNSISKPGIIMLAIFLSLIGVFGGIVATGSSFVIMMTMMGIISLAGIVVNNGVVLLDYTQLLIDRKKLEHNLGDNEYIEENELFEAIVKGGKARLRPVLLTAITTILGLIPLATGFNINFFTLFSEFNPNIYVGGDNVIFWGPLAWTVIYGLFIATFLTLIVVPILFYLVTKFKMWLKRNV, via the coding sequence ATGTCTAAAAAAAACAAACAGGTGGATAAGGAATTTGGCTTATCATCTTGGGCTATAAACAATAAAACAACAATGTATGTTTTAATAGCGCTGATACTTTTCTTAGGTACTTCGGCTTACTTCGGTATGGCGAGAGAAAATTTTCCAGAAATAAAAGAAACTAAAATATATATAAGTTCTATTTATCCTGGAAATACTGCGGAAGATATAGAAAAACTGATTACCGATCCTATTGAAGATAAATTAAAATCAGTTAGTAATGTTGTAGATATTACATCAACATCTCAAGAAAATTACTCTATTGTTGTTGTTGAGTTTGATGAAAAAATAACTGTAGATGCCGCTAAGCAAAAGGTAAAAGATGAGATAGATACGGAAACTTCAGGTGAAGATTGGCCAACTTTTAATGGTGCTAAAGTTGAACCAAATGTTTTCGATTTAAGTATATCAGAAGAAGTTCCGATTTTAAATATTAATATTTCTGGAGATTATCCCGTAGGGAAGCTTAAAAAATTTGGAGAATACCTTGAAGATGAAATAGAAAGATTAACCGAAATTAAGCAAGTAGATATTAGAGGTGCTCAAGAAAAAGAAGTAGAGGTTGCTGTAGATGTTTACAAAATGATGGCTGCTAAGGTAAGTTTTGACGATATTAAAAATAGTATTGGAAAAGAGAACTTAACCATGTCAGCAGGAAATTTAATTTCTAGTGGGCAAAGACGTACTATCAGAATTATTGGAGAGATTCAAAATCCGAATGAGTTAGAAAATTTTGTTGTAAAAGCAGAAAAAGGAAATGCAATTTATTTAAGAGATATAGCAACTGTAAGTTTTAAAGATGAAGATAAAACGACCTACGCCAGGGAATTTGGAAAAGAGGTGGTTATGTTAGATGTTAAAAAACGTTCAGGTGAAAACATGGTTGCTGCTGCAGAGCAAATACGAGAAATTGTAGAACATGCTAAATTAAACGTATTTCCTACGGATTTAAAAGTAACAATTGCTAATGATCAATCTTCAAAAACAGTTGGTCAAGTAGATGATTTAGTAAATAATATCATTTTTGGAATTATATTAGTTGTTACTGTTTTGATGTTCTTTTTAGGATTTAAAAATGCTTTATTTGTTGGATTTGCCATTCCGATGTCTATGTTTATGTCATTAATGATATTAGATTTATTCGGATATACTTTAAATACCATGATTCTTTTTGGATTAATTATGGGGCTCGGTATGCTGGTAGATAACGGAATTGTAGTTGTTGAAAACGTTTACAGATTAATGACTGAAGAAGGTATGAGTCGTGTTGAAGCAGCCAAAAAAGGAATTGGTGAAATTGCTTTACCTATTATTATATCAACATTAACTACTGTTGCAGCCTTTGTACCGCTTGGTTTATGGCCTGGTGTAATGGGACAGTTTATGAAATATTTTCCTATTACGCTTTCTGTTGTATTGGGATCATCATTATTTGTGGCAATATTTTTTAATTCGGTATTAGTATCACAATTTATGACTACTGAAGATAAAGATATGCCCTTAAAGCAGATTCTTAAAATATCAGGAATTATTGGAGTTATTGGTTTATTAATTTTATTTTTTGGAGGAGCTTATAGAGGTTTAGGTACTTTAATGTTACTAACCGTGATTATGCTTTGGGTTTATCGTTTGTTTTTACGTAGTTGGGCAAACGGATTTCAAAATAAAATATTACCACTTTGGGAGCGTGTTTATGAAAAGATTCTTCGATTTTCGTTAAGTGGAAAAAAACCGATATTTATTACTGTTGCTACCGTTATTTTATTATTTATTGCAGGTTATAGTTTTAGATTATCTATTGAAAGTAAGCGTACTAAAATAGAGTTTTTTCCTGATACAAAAGCAAATCAAATTACGGCTTATATCGAATATCCTGAAGGTACAGATATTAAAAAAACCAATGAAATTACTAAGGCTATAGAACAGCGAATGTTTAAGGTAATTAATGATAGTGGTTATATAAAAGATGGTCAAAACTTTTTAACAGAAAGTGCTGTTTCACAAGTTGGTGAAGGTGCAGGGAATCCGCAAACAGACGGAGGTTCGGCAGCCGAAATGCCACATCGTGGAAAAATAACAGCAACTATGCGTGAATTTAAATTCAGGCAAGGTGAGGATAGTAATGAATTATTGAAAAAAATTCAAGAAGATTTAAAAGATGTGTATCCAGGAGTTTCTATTTCTGTAGAAAAAGATGCAGCAGGTCCACCAGCAGGATATCCTATTAATGTAGAATTAGAAGGTGAAGATTATGCTGAACTTATTGTTACTGCTGAAAAAATGCGTGATTTTCTTAATACTAAAAATATTCAAGGTATAGATCAATTAAAAATTGATGTTAACAAATCTAAACCAGGAATAGAAGTAGTAGTAGATAGAAAAAAAGCAGGAGAATTAGGCGTTAGTTCTTCTCAAGTAGGGCAACAATTACGTAATTCTATTTTTGGAGCAAAGGCGGGTATTTATAAAAAAGATGGAGAAGATTACGATATTTATGTTCGTTTTAATAAAGAAAACAGATATAATACGAGTGCTCTTTTTAATCAGAAAATTATTTTTAGAGACATGACTTCTGGTCAAGTTAAAGAAGTTCCTATCTCTGCGGTTACCAAACAAAAAACATCTTCTGGTTTTAGTGCCATAAAACATAAAGATGTTAAACGAGTAGTAACGTTGTACTCTGCATTAGCACCAGGATTTACAGATGCTGGAGCTATTGTTTCAGCAATTCAAAATGAAATGCAAAGTTTCAAGGATAAACCAGCTAGCGTAAAAATTGATTATACAGGTCAAATAGAAGAGCAAAAGAAACAAATGTTGTTTTTAATGGGTGCTTTTTTTACAGGTTTAGGGTTAATCTTTTTCATATTGATTTTTCAATTTAATTCAATATCAAAACCAGGTATTATAATGCTTGCTATCTTTTTAAGTTTAATCGGTGTTTTTGGAGGTATTGTAGCAACAGGAAGTTCTTTTGTTATTATGATGACAATGATGGGAATTATTTCTTTAGCAGGAATTGTTGTAAATAATGGAGTTGTATTACTTGATTATACACAATTATTAATAGATAGAAAAAAACTTGAACATAATTTAGGTGATAACGAATATATTGAAGAAAATGAGCTTTTTGAAGCAATTGTAAAAGGTGGAAAAGCACGTTTACGTCCTGTATTATTAACTGCAATTACTACTATTTTAGGATTAATTCCGTTAGCAACAGGATTCAATATTAACTTTTTTACTTTGTTTAGTGAATTTAATCCGAATATATATGTTGGTGGAGATAATGTTATTTTTTGGGGTCCATTAGCTTGGACAGTAATTTATGGACTTTTTATCGCTACTTTTTTAACATTGATTGTAGTACCAATTTTATTCTATTTAGTAACAAAGTTTAAAATGTGGTTAAAAAGAAATGTATAA